The Bradyrhizobium barranii subsp. barranii genome segment GACGCTGGAGCGCGTGCTGGCGGCGGTGAGATCGACGCGATGATCTCTTTCGGTCCAATGGTCCGTGTGTTCGTCGCGACGCAGCCGATTGACTTTCGTAAAGGCGTTCATGGCCTTGTCGCGCTGGTAGCGGAGGGATTAGGCGGCAAGCCCTACAGCGGTGACGTTTATGTCTTCCGATCGAAGCGATCGGATCGTTTGAAGCTACTGGTTTTTGACGGCTCGGGAATGGTTCTAGCGACGAAGTGGCTGGAGAATGGGGGCTTTGCCTGGCCACCTGTTCGCGAGGGTACGATGCCGGTGACGGGGGCGCAACTGGCGATGCTGATTGAAGGTCTTGCGGAGTGGTCGCGTGTGGTCCCGAAGGTGACGAAGCGGCCGACGAAGGTTGCCTGAAGCGTCTTGTTTTGCTGGCGATTGCGAGTGCGTTCGTGTAGCTCTGCGATATGGCGCTTCGCCCCGAAGATCTCCCCTCTGACCCTGCGGCTCTTGCCGAGATGGTGCTGGCTTTCGAAGGCGAGAACGATGATCTGCGCGCAGAGATCGCCACGTTGAAGAGCCTGATCTTCGGCGCACGATCGGAGCGCGCGGCGATCGTCTGCGCCGAACAGATCGCGTTTGATCTGGAACGGACCGCCGGCTCACAGCTCCCGGCCAATGACGACAAACCGGACGCGCCGCGGCCGGAGCGGCGCAAAGCGAAGCGCAACATCGGCGCGCTGCCGGCGCATCTGCCTCGGGTCGAGCGGGTGATCGAGCCGGCGTCCACGCTGTGCCCGTGCTGCACGGGTCAGATGCATCGGATCGGCGAGGAGAGCAGCGAAGCGCTCGATCGGGTTCCCGCGTGGCTGCGTGTGCTCCGCACGATCCGTCCAAAATACGCCTGCCGCTCCTGTGAGGGCCCGATTGTCCAGGCCCCGGCACCGGCGCGGCTCGTCGAGGGCGGCATGGCAACGACGGCGCTGATCGCGCATATCGCCGCGGCCAAATATGCCTGGCAATCGACGCTCTATCGCCAGACGCAGATCCTGGCGGGTCAGGGTGTCGTCGTCGACCGTCAGACGCTGGCGCGCTGGATGGGGAGCGCGGCGTGGCTGGTCAGGGGCCTCTACGATCTGCAACTGAAGACTATGCACGGCTTCGAGCGGCTGTTCTGCGACGAGACGCCGATGCCAGTGCTCGATCCGGGACGCGGCCGCACGAGGATCTGCCAGTTCTGGGCGCACGCGACGGACGATCGGGCGTGGAAGGGGCCGGCGCCGCCGGCGGTCGCCTACGTGTTCGCAGGTGGTCGCGGCAAAAAGGAGATCGTGGCGCAGTTAGCCGGCTTCGAAGGCGTGCTGCAAGTCGACGGCTATGCCGCCTACGCCTCGCTGGCGGGCGATGCGATGATGTCGGGCCAGATCCAGCTGGCGTATTGTCTCGTTCACGCGCGCCGCAACTTCGTGAGGGTGCACAAGACGACGAACTCACCCTTCGCCGCGGAGGTCATCGAGCGCATTGCGGCCGTCTACGCGATCGAGGAGAGGATCCGCGGTCTCGATGCTGGGGAACGCCGCGCGACGCGACAGGCCGAGACGAAGCCGCTGATGGAGGCGTTGAGGGCCCGTCTGATCGCGGTGAAGGACGGGATCTCCCGCCGCTCGACGCTCATCAAGGCGATCGACTACATGCTCGAACGCTGGCAGGGCCTGACGACGTTCCTGGATGACGGGCGGCTCGAGCCGGACACCAACACGGTCGAACGATCGATCAGGCCAATTGCGATCGGAAAAAAGAACTCGTTGTTCAGTGGTGACGAAGGCGGGGGCGAGACCTGGGCGATACTCGCTTCGCTTCTTAACACAGCGAAATTGAATGGCCTCGACCCCGAGGCGTATCTCGTCGACGTTCTCGATCGCATGGTGAGCGGCGCCACGAAGACCAACCAGCTTCACGAACTTCTGGCCTGGAACTGGAAGGCCGCACGCGAAGCCGAAAAGCGGGCCGTGGCATGACGAAGCCGAAGCAAGGGCGGGGAACGCGAAAAGCACGCAAGACGACGATGGCGGACTATGCCATGTCGTTCGAACGGCTCGGGCAATGGATCAGCAAGCGCGCCAGGTCGCCGACGCTTCGGCATCCGCGGGCGACGTCGCTCTCCATGCTCGATGGCGCGGTGGCCGCGGTCGTCGCCGGGCCGGTCTCGATGGCGTCCGAGGAATGGGTGTGCCCGCTCCTCGGCGTAGATCCCGACGCCTTCAATCACGACACCGAGGAGTTCTCGGCAATCGCCGCCACGCTGATGCGCCACAACGCTATCAGCGAGACGCTGTCGACGAGACCGGAGAGCTTCGAGCCGCTGTTCGTGCGATCACCGGACGGCGAAGTCGACCCGCAGCCCTGGTGCATGGGCTTCTACGCCGTCATGAAGCTTCGGCTTCTCGTCTGGTCGCGGCTTCTCCCCCCGAATGGAACCGAACACCTTATGCTGCGGCCGATCTTGGTCCATTGC includes the following:
- the tnpB gene encoding IS66 family insertion sequence element accessory protein TnpB (TnpB, as the term is used for proteins encoded by IS66 family insertion elements, is considered an accessory protein, since TnpC, encoded by a neighboring gene, is a DDE family transposase.); this encodes MISFGPMVRVFVATQPIDFRKGVHGLVALVAEGLGGKPYSGDVYVFRSKRSDRLKLLVFDGSGMVLATKWLENGGFAWPPVREGTMPVTGAQLAMLIEGLAEWSRVVPKVTKRPTKVA
- the tnpC gene encoding IS66 family transposase — its product is MALRPEDLPSDPAALAEMVLAFEGENDDLRAEIATLKSLIFGARSERAAIVCAEQIAFDLERTAGSQLPANDDKPDAPRPERRKAKRNIGALPAHLPRVERVIEPASTLCPCCTGQMHRIGEESSEALDRVPAWLRVLRTIRPKYACRSCEGPIVQAPAPARLVEGGMATTALIAHIAAAKYAWQSTLYRQTQILAGQGVVVDRQTLARWMGSAAWLVRGLYDLQLKTMHGFERLFCDETPMPVLDPGRGRTRICQFWAHATDDRAWKGPAPPAVAYVFAGGRGKKEIVAQLAGFEGVLQVDGYAAYASLAGDAMMSGQIQLAYCLVHARRNFVRVHKTTNSPFAAEVIERIAAVYAIEERIRGLDAGERRATRQAETKPLMEALRARLIAVKDGISRRSTLIKAIDYMLERWQGLTTFLDDGRLEPDTNTVERSIRPIAIGKKNSLFSGDEGGGETWAILASLLNTAKLNGLDPEAYLVDVLDRMVSGATKTNQLHELLAWNWKAAREAEKRAVA
- a CDS encoding UPF0149 family protein, with product MTKPKQGRGTRKARKTTMADYAMSFERLGQWISKRARSPTLRHPRATSLSMLDGAVAAVVAGPVSMASEEWVCPLLGVDPDAFNHDTEEFSAIAATLMRHNAISETLSTRPESFEPLFVRSPDGEVDPQPWCMGFYAVMKLRLLVWSRLLPPNGTEHLMLRPILVHCIDDAGRPLLPPARRTLGTQPIIQNAWRNIPATVEALRQFWMPIRFKRGA